Genomic segment of Lasioglossum baleicum unplaced genomic scaffold, iyLasBale1 scaffold1318, whole genome shotgun sequence:
aaaaaaaatagtTGAAAATGCTCAATTATTATCACAAATTAGTGATAAAGATAGTGAAATTGAAACTTTAAATGAAAGAATACAGCAACTAGAATCTAAATTGGATTTTTGTGAAAAAACTAAAATTGAATTAGAGTGTCAGTATCAAAATACTATAGATAAattagaaagagaaagaaatgatttacagaaaaaattaaatgacAAACAAAAACAAGAAGAAAGCGTGTCTTGGTCTAGTAATGAAGGTAAACGAGATGGATATGAATCTGATAATAGGATAGGACATTCCAATCTGCCACAAGTAGAACCATCTCCATTTTCATCGCCTTCTGCATCACGTAGATCATCAAAGTCTCTTGGTGAAGGACGACCTCAAAAAGTACAAGAAGAAAGTAATGATTTTGACTTTTCAAAATCACGTGATTTAGAAAAGGAAGTTAATCATTGGAGGGCGCAATATCAtatacttaaaataaaatatgatgaAATAGAACAAAGAGAATGTTTTAATAATATGCAGATTGAGCAAGAACCTTTACAACCTGCAGAAATAACTCATATGGTAatattcatttataaaaattatttataataaaaatttctatcgagtttaatctaattaataaatatttataacagatTGGAAAATTAATGGTACCGTTCGCGCTACCAGGAGAAATTGAAGCTCGAGAAGCAAAGATTAGAGATTATTTCCTACAAGAGATTGATAAATTAATgacagaaaaacatatttatcatGTGAAAAATTTAGCTATGGCTGCTAATGTAATTAAGTATATTTATGCAATTAAAATTTACTGTttactattttattttcttaatatgtATAGTAAAGAAATACTTTTTTAGAGTGAAGTCCTACAAGTTCATTTAGACACAAGTGAATCAAAGAGAGAAAAATGCGAATCTGCACTCACAGAGGCACTTTCAAATTGTAGTATTTTACAGAAAGATAAAGAAATTCAAGAAGGAAATTACAAAGCACAACTCAGTACTATGAGTGAACATCTTGCTAACATGAATGAAAAACTTATTTCGCAAACAGAAGAAATAcaacaattaaaatttcaacttgtaaataaggtaacagtttatcataaatgcaaatACTATTATTTCATATACTCAGTGTGTGGTTTAATAATTTTCAGAACAGTAAAAAGGGAAAACAAAAGTGATACAGGTCAGGTTATAAATTAAACATTATTGACATTCCAATAAGAACATGCTTTAATCAGAATTATTAGCAATTTTAATGTCATGTACATATGCAACTTGCACCTGATAAACAACAATTATTTTTGgtcatattttaattaatatactcagacatttttaaataaatgttactTTATTTATGaactaaaaataataattatcattaGTGTCCCatttatgaatatttataacaaaaattacaaattatagtagaattataatatacatGATATTATCATTTATATACATTCATGATCATATTGTCACATTAATTAACAGCTTTTGATCaacaatttaaattgaaacTTTTCTTTGTATTATAAAGTAAAttaaagtatttaaaaatattcttcaatactcaatatataataaataaaataattaaataaagtgGAACATTTACTTCTTCAGCAAAAATCTTTAAGTATTCCCAACTATTTTACCAGAATAATAGTAATTGTATAAATTCCTTTCTTTCACGttgtaatttaaatgaaaatcataTTTTAGTCGAAAAATTAATCCTACAATTACACTCTTATTCAACTAAAAAACGATTAGTTATCTAAAATATAACACTTTTCGCGTTATTTCTTTTCAAACACAACTTTACGTTCGCAAATAAATCTTTTAGTCTTATCCTATAGTTTCGTTATCTCTTATCAAAATTTGACGATAAAAATATCCACTTTCTTCCGTTGCGGTTCGTTTCTTCAGATTggtatattttgtatatttagccAGATATGATTAAATGTCTACAACTCATTATCCATGGTGGCATTTTTTTTACATACCCAGGCTTAAAGCAATTGGTGGATATGGAAACTTCATCCCCACTAACCACGGTCCTATGGCGAGACATGCTGTGAATGTGATATTATTTCTTATATAATGCAGGAAACAATTATAATGTAAAAAAAAGTTTAAGaaattataacatttttttaactttgattaataaaattttatttaaaaaatttccaaataaaATGTATCTCTAATCATTAATTGATAACAATAATTAATTGAatcgaataaaaaagaaaatcatgTAGGAAAGATTCATTTACAGTGAGTCGAAAaggtttttttttaacatttttaagttAAAAAAACAGTACAATACTACGACCTTtatatattaatacat
This window contains:
- the LOC143220628 gene encoding uncharacterized protein LOC143220628, which produces MIIIESCNNTPKIKRMENVMEGVNGQLQIKYQKIATEYSKIRAQANVLKKAVIDEQARNADIREQLKEKEVELRRAEQELDSLSFRNQQLTKRVTVLQEELDKTQNKSKKGKNKLSENNSQVLTSPNHILDEEFQKKIVENAQLLSQISDKDSEIETLNERIQQLESKLDFCEKTKIELECQYQNTIDKLERERNDLQKKLNDKQKQEESVSWSSNEGKRDGYESDNRIGHSNLPQVEPSPFSSPSASRRSSKSLGEGRPQKVQEESNDFDFSKSRDLEKEVNHWRAQYHILKIKYDEIEQRECFNNMQIEQEPLQPAEITHMIGKLMVPFALPGEIEAREAKIRDYFLQEIDKLMTEKHIYHVKNLAMAANSEVLQVHLDTSESKREKCESALTEALSNCSILQKDKEIQEGNYKAQLSTMSEHLANMNEKLISQTEEIQQLKFQLVNKNSKKGKQK